From the genome of Streptomyces sp. NBC_01116, one region includes:
- a CDS encoding lanthionine synthetase C family protein, translating into MTHTAAAVAAAIADRLAHPDQAPTAATDDANRQHLAYGPTGIALLHIERAAAGLAPWQRAHDWLAASTREPFTSGPDSHPFYGAPALAHAVACAADQLPDSYRRGLDVLDRQVTADARRRLDAAHRRVEAGQLPVLAEFDAIRGLTGYGAYLLRRDPAGPVTRAVLDYCVRLTDPVTDSGERLPGWWVPTGPSGRPDDRFPGGHANHGMAHGVGAVLALLALAARRGTTVTGHHQAMRTILAWLEQWKAPTGRGTAWPYWTTREELRSGRPAASAPRRPSWCYGTAGLARAQQLAALALGDSDLQVEAEAALLDALSDRVQLRVTTDSGLCHGFAGLIHIAARAAADADRATVGQLRAIIPALLTMLVPPGTDPYDAAALLLKDAAGPGLLDGAAGTALGLITADSAEPPRTAWDACLLTA; encoded by the coding sequence GTGACCCACACAGCAGCCGCGGTGGCCGCCGCCATCGCCGACCGGCTCGCCCACCCCGACCAGGCGCCGACGGCGGCCACTGACGACGCCAACCGGCAGCACCTCGCCTACGGCCCGACAGGCATCGCCCTGTTGCACATCGAACGCGCCGCGGCCGGGCTTGCCCCCTGGCAGCGCGCCCACGACTGGCTGGCCGCCTCGACCCGCGAGCCCTTCACCAGCGGCCCGGACAGCCACCCCTTCTACGGCGCCCCGGCGCTCGCCCATGCCGTGGCGTGCGCCGCCGACCAGCTTCCGGACTCCTACCGGCGTGGCCTCGATGTGCTGGACCGGCAGGTGACGGCAGACGCCCGGCGGCGGCTGGACGCCGCGCACCGCCGGGTCGAGGCCGGGCAGCTTCCGGTGCTCGCCGAGTTCGACGCCATCCGGGGCCTGACCGGGTACGGCGCCTACCTGCTGCGCCGCGACCCGGCGGGCCCGGTGACCCGGGCCGTTCTCGACTACTGCGTGCGTCTGACCGACCCGGTCACCGACAGCGGCGAACGCCTGCCGGGCTGGTGGGTACCGACCGGGCCGTCCGGCAGGCCGGACGACCGCTTCCCCGGTGGGCACGCCAACCACGGCATGGCGCACGGCGTCGGCGCGGTCCTCGCGCTGCTGGCGCTTGCCGCCCGCCGCGGCACCACCGTCACCGGCCACCATCAGGCGATGCGCACCATCCTGGCCTGGCTGGAGCAGTGGAAGGCGCCCACCGGGCGCGGCACGGCCTGGCCGTACTGGACCACCCGCGAGGAACTGCGCAGCGGCCGGCCCGCGGCCTCGGCACCGCGGCGGCCGAGCTGGTGCTATGGCACCGCGGGCTTGGCCCGTGCCCAGCAGCTCGCCGCGCTCGCTCTCGGCGACAGCGACCTCCAGGTCGAGGCCGAGGCCGCCCTGCTGGACGCGCTGAGCGACCGCGTGCAGCTTCGCGTCACCACGGACAGCGGCCTGTGCCACGGCTTCGCCGGTCTGATCCACATCGCGGCGCGTGCCGCCGCCGACGCCGACCGGGCCACCGTCGGCCAGCTCCGCGCCATCATCCCCGCCCTTCTCACCATGCTGGTCCCGCCCGGCACCGACCCGTACGACGCCGCCGCCCTGCTGCTGAAGGACGCGGCGGGCCCTGGGCTCCTCGACGGTGCCGCCGGAACCGCGCTGGGACTGATCACCGCAGACAGCGCGGAGCCGCCCCGCACCGCCTGGGACGCCTGCCTGCTCACCGCCTGA
- the fxlM gene encoding methyltransferase, FxLD system, giving the protein MCPARWQQHNITFPDRDTGRRAVTERLAPVLLAAEADGQFSGWWFMNKQPWRLRYVADQPSPTVLTLLDEWGADGTAQSCTAGNYEPETEAFGGADAMAAAHALFHEDSRHLLNYPVKDGHLGRRETAILLMSSLMRASGLDWFEQGDVWAKVSALRPGTGTPGSPRLTSAMRTLMTTEARSLCRERGPLDGHGDWVAAFERVGTTLAYLAAQGDLTRGLRAVIAHHAIFHANRAGLPSADQHTLFNIAREAIMGSSENTASATESGFAAHSVSTVNTDTLAAPGANAEQLRNALVDQIKADGHARTPAVEAALRTVPRHLFVPDTSLADAYDNSPVNVKYDPEGTSISCASQPAVVALMLDQLEAQPGEHILELGAGTGYNAALIGHLVGPSGHVTTIDVDDDLVEGARAHLAAAGATNVEALTRDGALGHAEGAPYDRIIATVGAHGIPHAWLDQLAEGGRLVTPQRLTGSVSRSIIYVAREGRWHSVGSEMNTFMPLRRGIADDDRRAVPLSTDGAVRLQAPAGLALDADALASVLDEPRVEEWTGMTVRAGESPEWMELFVSCVMPSGLIRMLFPQTAKGTVLTEDPYPSATAAVEKGALTYLARRPSEQKTPEGDKLWEFGVIGHGPGSDELAAKVADAVRTWDRGYRGRDAAFEILPLDAPADEQPGVFVLDTPLNRVRVTWQ; this is encoded by the coding sequence ATGTGTCCCGCTCGCTGGCAGCAGCACAACATCACCTTCCCCGACCGGGACACCGGGCGACGGGCTGTCACGGAACGCCTCGCCCCCGTTCTGCTCGCCGCCGAGGCCGACGGGCAGTTCAGCGGCTGGTGGTTCATGAACAAGCAGCCCTGGCGCCTTCGGTACGTTGCCGACCAGCCGTCACCGACCGTGCTGACTCTGCTGGACGAGTGGGGGGCCGACGGCACCGCGCAGTCCTGCACGGCCGGGAACTACGAGCCGGAGACCGAGGCGTTCGGCGGTGCGGACGCCATGGCAGCCGCGCACGCCCTCTTCCACGAGGACAGCCGCCACCTGCTCAACTATCCCGTCAAGGACGGGCACCTGGGGCGGCGCGAGACCGCCATCCTGCTGATGAGCAGCCTGATGCGTGCCTCGGGTCTCGACTGGTTCGAGCAGGGCGACGTGTGGGCGAAGGTCTCCGCACTGCGCCCCGGTACCGGCACGCCCGGGTCCCCGCGCCTTACCTCGGCAATGCGGACCCTGATGACCACCGAAGCCCGCAGCCTGTGCCGCGAGCGCGGGCCGCTGGACGGCCACGGCGACTGGGTCGCCGCCTTCGAGCGTGTCGGCACCACGCTCGCCTACCTTGCCGCCCAGGGCGACCTGACCCGCGGACTGCGCGCCGTCATCGCGCACCACGCCATCTTCCACGCCAACCGTGCCGGTCTGCCGTCCGCCGACCAGCACACCCTGTTCAACATCGCACGAGAGGCAATCATGGGTTCGAGTGAAAACACCGCGTCAGCAACAGAATCAGGCTTTGCGGCCCATAGCGTCAGCACGGTGAACACCGACACACTCGCCGCCCCCGGGGCCAACGCCGAACAGCTCCGCAACGCCCTGGTCGACCAGATCAAGGCCGACGGCCACGCCCGCACCCCCGCGGTCGAAGCCGCCCTGCGCACCGTGCCCCGGCACCTGTTCGTCCCTGACACCTCGCTGGCAGACGCCTACGACAACAGCCCGGTCAACGTGAAGTACGACCCCGAGGGCACCTCGATCTCCTGCGCCTCCCAGCCAGCCGTCGTCGCCCTCATGCTGGACCAGCTCGAAGCCCAGCCGGGCGAGCACATCCTCGAACTTGGCGCCGGCACCGGCTACAACGCCGCCCTGATCGGCCACCTCGTCGGCCCGAGCGGACACGTCACCACCATCGACGTCGATGACGACCTGGTCGAAGGCGCCCGAGCCCACCTCGCCGCCGCTGGAGCCACCAACGTCGAGGCCCTGACGCGCGACGGCGCCCTCGGCCACGCCGAAGGTGCCCCGTACGACCGGATCATCGCCACCGTCGGCGCGCACGGCATCCCCCACGCCTGGCTCGACCAGCTCGCCGAGGGCGGCCGACTCGTCACCCCGCAGCGACTCACGGGCAGCGTCTCGCGCTCCATCATCTACGTGGCGCGCGAAGGCCGGTGGCATTCGGTCGGCTCGGAGATGAACACCTTCATGCCGCTGCGCCGGGGCATCGCCGACGACGACCGCCGCGCCGTGCCGCTCAGCACGGACGGCGCCGTGCGCCTCCAGGCCCCGGCCGGCCTGGCGCTCGACGCCGACGCCCTTGCCAGTGTCCTTGATGAGCCGCGCGTCGAGGAGTGGACCGGGATGACGGTCCGCGCGGGGGAGTCCCCGGAATGGATGGAGCTGTTCGTCTCCTGCGTCATGCCGTCCGGGCTCATCCGGATGCTCTTCCCCCAGACCGCCAAGGGCACGGTGCTTACCGAGGACCCCTACCCCTCGGCCACGGCCGCCGTCGAGAAGGGCGCCCTCACCTACCTCGCGCGGCGTCCCTCGGAGCAGAAGACCCCCGAGGGCGACAAGCTCTGGGAGTTCGGCGTCATCGGCCACGGCCCCGGGAGCGATGAGCTGGCCGCCAAGGTCGCCGACGCGGTCCGCACCTGGGACCGCGGGTACCGCGGCCGGGACGCCGCCTTCGAGATTCTGCCGCTCGACGCGCCCGCGGACGAGCAGCCCGGTGTCTTCGTCCTCGACACCCCGCTGAACCGCGTCCGCGTCACCTGGCAGTAG
- a CDS encoding topology modulation protein encodes MRKVAIVGCGGSGKSHVARELGRILDAPVTHLDAAFYDDEWNVLPRDKFTDVQRELVSQPRWVIDGNYNSTLQVRLEACDTVVLMDVSTVAALYGIFSRQLRHGAGHKGNGVHNRIHWGVIKYVATYRRKMRPRVMAKIEEFGSGADMVLLANRRQTLRWLRKVAAEQS; translated from the coding sequence ATGAGGAAGGTCGCCATCGTCGGCTGCGGAGGCAGTGGCAAGTCCCACGTGGCCCGCGAGCTGGGCAGGATCCTCGACGCCCCGGTGACGCACCTGGACGCCGCGTTCTACGACGACGAGTGGAACGTTTTGCCCAGGGACAAGTTCACCGACGTGCAGCGCGAGCTGGTCTCGCAGCCGCGGTGGGTGATCGACGGCAACTACAACTCGACGCTGCAGGTACGGCTCGAAGCCTGCGACACGGTGGTCCTGATGGACGTGTCGACCGTGGCGGCCCTGTACGGGATTTTCTCCCGCCAGCTCCGGCACGGGGCCGGGCACAAGGGCAACGGAGTGCACAACCGCATCCACTGGGGCGTGATCAAGTACGTCGCCACGTATCGGCGCAAGATGCGACCCCGCGTGATGGCGAAGATCGAGGAGTTCGGCTCCGGTGCCGACATGGTGCTGCTGGCCAACCGGCGTCAGACGCTCCGTTGGCTGCGGAAGGTGGCCGCCGAGCAGTCCTGA
- a CDS encoding lantibiotic dehydratase — translation MAIPPAFKAGTTALVRAAARPSVTQLPLPDFDDRSFRAEELEEVTTGRLAWIRSIWHDPGIAQALRHASPVLAAEVEVLEGANSPSTREVRRVGVSVARYLLRALHRPTPFGLFAGVTTATFDAEPHSRWGRNHLVVARAGAEWVGRLTEQLERSGELLPLLSVVVNNTTFERDGSLVVPYQDDGPTGQRRAVEVSVELSAPVRLILRAADAPIRIGELAEKLMAEFPAVAPERVKRLLAGLVRRRVLITNLHAPATETDALGHLVTQLDGVRAEDIRLLAPVVRELRAVHAGLEQCGTTEGRDAVATRMRDLVPGLRRHPLALDLCLDATVVLPDLVAREVERAATILTRICARPYGTEPWNEYHQRFYERFGVGTMVPLLEVVADSGIGYPDGYPGGPTGASRRRLSPRDDVLLGLAQAAALDGRDEVVLTDETVTALERGPQEPRVPPHLEVGVRLHAASLADARRGRFTVEMTSVARGAGVTVGRFLGVLPTAQRERLQAELADLPTADAGTVAAQLSFPALLPDTAHVTRAPRVLPLVISLQEHRAPDAAVLTPADLAVACDGRRMYLAAPDRGLRVEAVGMHALNLAEHTPPLARLITEVSRAQNAQVTRFDWGAAAAMPFLPRLRYGRIVLVAARWRLEADDLPDRHRPGADWDAALSGWRERRRLPQHVLLVQDDRRLPLDLDEPGHRSLLRQHLDRAGTALLTEAAPPGADGWSGGRAHEIAVPLKAVRPPAWPALPTPTTARTLSPAQIQTPATSPVILVALYGDSRRQDALLTRHVPDLMRRLGSPRWWYVRFRDPQQHLRLRIALPDPDDFADTTHTVSAWADELRTAGLLADLRYPTSYRETGRWGSGPAWDAAEAVFRADSLATLVQLAQPVRPAQRTLVAAHFFAIASALLGGPDAGARWLIDHIEPTSPNPVPRSQFTDAVRLADPRGDWAALRSAPGGAAIVDAWAERTAALAAYGPHLSGPHADGIAVDSVLTSLLHVHFVRHVAVDFPEEEVCLYLARAAALAFTARAGRRP, via the coding sequence GTGGCTATACCCCCAGCGTTCAAGGCGGGCACGACCGCCCTGGTGCGCGCAGCCGCTCGACCGTCGGTGACCCAGCTTCCCCTACCGGACTTCGACGACCGGTCCTTCCGAGCCGAGGAGTTGGAGGAGGTCACCACCGGACGCCTCGCCTGGATTCGCAGCATCTGGCACGACCCGGGCATCGCACAGGCCCTCCGCCATGCCAGCCCGGTTCTCGCCGCCGAAGTCGAGGTCCTGGAGGGTGCTAACTCCCCTTCTACCCGCGAAGTCCGCCGCGTTGGAGTGTCGGTGGCGCGCTACCTCCTGCGCGCGCTGCACCGGCCCACACCGTTCGGACTGTTCGCCGGAGTCACCACGGCCACCTTCGACGCCGAGCCCCACTCCCGCTGGGGCCGGAACCACCTGGTCGTGGCCCGCGCCGGTGCGGAGTGGGTGGGGAGGCTGACCGAGCAGTTAGAAAGAAGCGGAGAGCTGCTGCCGCTCCTGTCGGTCGTCGTCAACAACACCACCTTCGAGCGCGACGGCAGTCTCGTCGTTCCCTACCAGGACGACGGGCCGACCGGTCAGCGGCGAGCGGTCGAGGTGTCCGTCGAGCTGTCGGCGCCGGTCCGGCTTATCCTCCGCGCGGCTGACGCGCCGATCCGGATCGGGGAACTCGCCGAGAAGCTGATGGCCGAGTTCCCGGCGGTGGCCCCGGAGCGCGTCAAGCGGCTCCTCGCGGGCCTGGTGCGGCGGCGCGTGCTGATCACCAACCTCCACGCGCCGGCGACCGAGACCGACGCGCTCGGTCACCTGGTCACCCAGCTCGACGGGGTCCGTGCCGAGGACATTCGTCTCCTGGCACCCGTCGTCCGGGAGCTGCGCGCCGTCCACGCCGGGCTGGAGCAGTGCGGCACCACAGAGGGCCGGGACGCCGTAGCGACCCGGATGCGTGATCTGGTGCCGGGCCTCCGGCGTCACCCGCTCGCCCTGGACCTGTGCCTGGACGCCACCGTGGTGCTCCCTGATCTGGTCGCCCGCGAGGTCGAGCGCGCCGCCACGATCCTCACCAGGATCTGCGCCCGCCCGTACGGCACCGAGCCGTGGAACGAGTACCACCAGCGGTTCTACGAACGGTTCGGCGTCGGCACGATGGTGCCGCTGCTGGAGGTCGTCGCGGACAGCGGCATCGGCTACCCCGACGGATACCCGGGCGGGCCGACCGGAGCGAGCCGCCGGCGCCTGTCGCCGCGGGACGACGTGCTGCTCGGCCTCGCCCAGGCCGCCGCGCTCGACGGCCGCGACGAAGTCGTGCTGACCGACGAGACCGTGACCGCCCTGGAGCGGGGACCACAAGAGCCACGGGTACCGCCCCACTTGGAGGTGGGCGTGCGACTGCACGCGGCCAGCCTTGCCGATGCCCGCCGCGGTCGGTTCACCGTGGAAATGACCAGCGTGGCCCGCGGAGCGGGGGTGACCGTCGGACGCTTCCTCGGCGTCCTCCCCACTGCGCAACGCGAGCGCCTACAAGCGGAGCTGGCTGACCTGCCCACGGCCGACGCCGGCACGGTGGCCGCGCAGCTCTCCTTCCCCGCGCTGTTGCCCGACACCGCCCACGTCACCCGAGCCCCGCGTGTGCTGCCGCTGGTGATCAGCCTGCAGGAGCACCGCGCCCCCGACGCCGCGGTGCTCACGCCGGCGGATCTGGCGGTGGCGTGCGACGGGCGCCGGATGTACCTGGCTGCTCCGGACCGCGGGCTGCGCGTCGAGGCCGTCGGCATGCATGCGCTCAACCTTGCCGAGCACACCCCGCCCCTGGCGCGGCTGATCACCGAGGTGTCCCGGGCGCAGAACGCCCAGGTCACCAGGTTCGACTGGGGCGCCGCCGCAGCGATGCCGTTCCTCCCCCGCCTGCGGTACGGCCGCATCGTGCTGGTAGCAGCCCGCTGGAGGCTGGAGGCCGACGACCTCCCCGACCGCCACCGGCCCGGCGCGGACTGGGACGCCGCACTGTCCGGCTGGCGGGAGCGCCGCCGCCTGCCGCAGCACGTGCTCCTCGTCCAGGACGACCGGCGACTGCCGCTCGACCTCGATGAGCCCGGCCACCGGAGCCTGCTGCGCCAACACCTCGACCGCGCCGGTACGGCGCTGCTGACGGAAGCCGCTCCTCCTGGGGCGGACGGCTGGAGCGGGGGCCGGGCCCACGAGATCGCGGTCCCCCTCAAAGCGGTCCGGCCTCCGGCCTGGCCTGCGCTGCCCACTCCGACCACCGCCCGCACGCTCTCCCCAGCTCAGATCCAGACCCCCGCCACCTCCCCGGTGATCCTCGTAGCCTTGTACGGCGACTCGCGGCGTCAAGACGCCCTGCTGACCCGGCACGTGCCCGACCTGATGCGGCGCCTCGGCTCTCCCCGCTGGTGGTACGTCCGCTTCCGCGACCCCCAGCAGCACCTTCGCCTGCGGATCGCGCTGCCCGACCCGGACGACTTCGCCGACACCACCCACACGGTCAGCGCCTGGGCCGACGAACTGCGGACCGCCGGGCTGCTGGCGGACCTGCGCTACCCCACCTCCTACCGCGAGACGGGCCGGTGGGGCTCCGGACCGGCGTGGGACGCGGCCGAGGCCGTGTTCCGCGCGGACTCACTGGCCACGCTGGTGCAGCTCGCCCAGCCTGTCCGGCCGGCGCAGCGCACGCTCGTGGCCGCGCACTTCTTCGCCATCGCCTCCGCCCTTCTCGGCGGCCCGGACGCCGGCGCGCGCTGGCTGATCGACCACATCGAGCCGACCTCGCCGAACCCGGTACCCCGCTCGCAGTTCACCGACGCCGTGCGGCTGGCAGACCCGCGCGGTGACTGGGCGGCCCTTCGGTCAGCGCCCGGCGGCGCCGCGATCGTGGACGCCTGGGCCGAGCGCACCGCTGCGCTCGCCGCGTACGGGCCGCACCTGTCCGGCCCGCACGCCGACGGCATCGCCGTGGACAGCGTGCTGACCTCCCTACTGCACGTCCACTTCGTGCGGCATGTCGCGGTGGACTTCCCTGAGGAAGAGGTCTGCCTGTACCTGGCCCGCGCCGCCGCCCTGGCCTTCACCGCCCGCGCCGGGAGGCGACCGTGA
- a CDS encoding regulator component, translated as MSEAIAELRGKPIVLQPLSTLGAVDAPCGMRIETPDADLLFYEEGTSAHHQRHILTHELCHVYCDHPGSLEVNADTARSLGVNPTLVMRMSGRTSYSTADEREAEMMATVVRQRIYREREAPSHRPERGPDSWEALFAQPIRRGRFRA; from the coding sequence TTGAGCGAGGCCATAGCCGAGCTTCGCGGGAAGCCCATCGTCCTGCAGCCGCTGAGCACGCTCGGCGCGGTCGATGCGCCGTGCGGAATGAGAATCGAGACCCCGGACGCCGATCTCCTCTTCTACGAGGAGGGCACGTCCGCCCACCACCAGCGGCACATCCTCACGCACGAGCTGTGCCATGTGTACTGCGATCATCCGGGAAGCCTGGAGGTCAACGCGGACACGGCCCGCTCCCTGGGGGTCAACCCGACGCTGGTGATGCGTATGTCCGGGCGGACGAGTTACTCGACTGCTGACGAGCGCGAGGCGGAGATGATGGCGACGGTCGTCCGCCAACGCATCTACCGCGAACGCGAGGCCCCTTCGCACCGCCCCGAGAGGGGCCCGGACAGCTGGGAAGCTCTCTTCGCCCAACCCATCAGGAGAGGCCGCTTCCGCGCATGA
- a CDS encoding FxLD family lanthipeptide, with protein sequence MTRIVTKSTTQVQEPTAGGQSDGFDLNVSLLEVSDAAGLTVLTDDGCGSSCGACVTFTD encoded by the coding sequence ATGACGCGAATCGTCACCAAGAGCACCACCCAGGTCCAGGAGCCGACGGCCGGCGGCCAGTCGGACGGGTTCGACCTGAACGTCTCCCTCCTGGAGGTGTCCGATGCGGCCGGGCTGACCGTCCTGACCGACGACGGGTGCGGCAGCTCCTGCGGTGCCTGCGTCACCTTCACTGACTGA
- a CDS encoding MAB_1171c family putative transporter, protein MTNAVFLGMALLLASIAGYWVLGRGTPRPTGTWAMGALLGSFAMAFASYAPLFRNVAESIVPHVGRLLSNCASLGAATAVLAVSFQLNLEPYEARRRIRVRLALLTASVVTMTALFAYEQLTARSPQVYALYLLPYISFLGFSVVDFLMQAVRQSKATRRDSIRGGLRVAAAGCVFALVYVVYKLTRIVGLGLGLGDETHAQCSSLVTSTCAFSVTSPALAVLLICLGLTWPAVLYPINQARRRRWETRSFESLRPLWQDLSAAMPQIVLSSAEDVDGISDDSDFRLQRRVVEISDGILALRPYRSRRVQESAASNFHTATEQGAAAVEAAVVRAALADSKAGRYADEVAPPSVDAAAREDLRADTQWLLLVADAYVERVGDDGRP, encoded by the coding sequence ATGACGAATGCTGTCTTCCTCGGGATGGCGTTGCTGCTCGCGTCGATAGCTGGCTACTGGGTGCTCGGACGCGGAACGCCCCGTCCGACCGGTACCTGGGCCATGGGCGCGCTTCTCGGCTCCTTCGCCATGGCCTTCGCCTCCTATGCGCCGCTGTTCAGAAACGTCGCGGAGTCGATCGTGCCGCACGTCGGCCGGCTGCTGAGCAACTGCGCTTCTCTGGGTGCCGCCACAGCGGTTCTGGCCGTTTCCTTCCAGCTCAACCTCGAACCCTACGAGGCGCGGCGGCGCATCAGGGTCCGTCTCGCCCTGCTCACCGCGTCGGTCGTCACCATGACCGCGCTGTTCGCCTACGAGCAGCTGACAGCTCGTTCTCCGCAGGTCTACGCGCTCTATCTACTCCCCTACATTTCGTTCCTCGGGTTCTCCGTGGTCGACTTCCTGATGCAGGCCGTACGCCAGTCGAAGGCGACTCGGCGCGACAGCATCCGGGGCGGGCTGCGGGTGGCCGCGGCAGGCTGCGTGTTCGCTCTCGTCTACGTCGTCTACAAGCTGACACGCATCGTCGGCCTCGGTCTGGGACTGGGCGACGAAACGCACGCGCAGTGCTCATCGCTCGTGACCTCGACGTGCGCCTTCAGCGTCACCTCCCCGGCACTCGCCGTCCTGCTGATCTGCCTCGGCCTCACGTGGCCCGCTGTCCTCTACCCGATCAACCAAGCCCGCCGTCGCCGCTGGGAAACCCGGTCCTTCGAGTCGCTCCGCCCCCTCTGGCAGGACCTGTCAGCCGCGATGCCGCAGATCGTCCTATCGTCGGCCGAGGACGTCGACGGCATCTCCGACGACTCCGACTTCCGGCTGCAGCGGCGCGTCGTCGAGATCAGCGACGGCATCCTCGCCCTCCGGCCGTATCGGTCGCGCAGGGTGCAGGAGAGCGCGGCGTCGAACTTCCACACCGCTACCGAGCAGGGCGCCGCCGCCGTGGAGGCGGCTGTCGTACGAGCTGCACTGGCAGACTCGAAGGCTGGCCGGTACGCAGACGAAGTCGCACCTCCGTCGGTAGACGCCGCCGCCCGCGAGGATCTACGCGCCGACACACAGTGGCTCCTCCTGGTGGCCGACGCCTACGTCGAGCGTGTCGGCGACGACGGCCGGCCATGA
- a CDS encoding DUF5999 family protein produces the protein MCAHNPPCPTAMAPDREAARPVAHRPEQGWSLLCNGVLVFEDTGELLPDGRIVAPHRPLALTVGSAA, from the coding sequence ATGTGTGCGCACAACCCGCCGTGCCCCACGGCCATGGCTCCCGACAGGGAGGCCGCGCGACCCGTCGCGCACCGCCCTGAGCAGGGCTGGAGCCTGCTGTGCAACGGAGTGCTTGTCTTCGAGGACACCGGAGAACTCCTCCCCGACGGCCGTATCGTCGCCCCCCACCGGCCGCTCGCGCTCACGGTCGGAAGCGCGGCATGA
- a CDS encoding cytochrome P450, producing the protein MTDPTQDPGFLQNPYPTYAAMRSACPVQAVASGSGGRLSYLVTGYSEAREALADARLSKDTSAFFAGKESKRRLHPAVAHNMLSSDPPEHTRLRKLVTKAFTTGAVAELRPFIATVTDDLLDQWPVGEPFDFVTGLAVPLPVIVICELLGVPEEDRPDIQRWSGELFAAGQPQVIDASSHSLADYMTDLIAAKRRHPGNSLLDRLISARDGHDRLSEEELVSLAVLLLVAGHETTTNFLGNATFSLLQHPAELDRLHQNPNDIPAVLDELLRFDSPVSTATFRYTTEAITLGGTDIPAGAPVLVSLGAANRDPERFPSPDQLDANRDAAGHLAFGHGIHRCVGAPLAKAEAEIALRAVLTRFPGLRLAVPPDQLQWRHARLVRGLTSLPVLN; encoded by the coding sequence ATGACCGACCCAACTCAGGACCCCGGCTTCCTCCAGAACCCCTACCCCACTTACGCGGCCATGCGCTCGGCATGCCCCGTACAAGCCGTAGCCAGCGGATCCGGCGGTCGCCTCAGCTACCTGGTCACCGGATACTCCGAAGCCAGGGAAGCGCTCGCCGACGCCCGGCTCTCGAAGGACACCTCCGCGTTCTTCGCGGGCAAGGAATCAAAGCGGCGCCTCCACCCCGCAGTGGCGCACAACATGCTGTCGAGCGACCCGCCTGAGCACACCCGGCTGCGCAAGCTGGTCACCAAGGCGTTCACGACCGGGGCGGTCGCGGAACTGCGCCCGTTCATCGCCACGGTCACCGACGACCTGCTGGACCAGTGGCCTGTCGGTGAGCCCTTCGACTTCGTGACCGGCTTGGCCGTCCCGCTACCCGTCATCGTGATCTGCGAACTGCTCGGAGTACCGGAGGAAGACCGGCCCGACATCCAGCGCTGGTCCGGCGAACTGTTCGCGGCCGGACAGCCACAGGTCATCGACGCGTCCTCGCACTCCCTGGCCGACTACATGACAGACCTCATCGCCGCCAAGCGCCGACACCCCGGCAACTCGCTCCTCGACCGCCTCATCTCGGCCCGCGACGGCCACGACCGGCTCAGTGAGGAGGAACTGGTCTCCCTCGCGGTGCTCCTACTCGTGGCCGGTCACGAGACCACCACCAACTTCCTCGGCAACGCGACCTTCTCCCTGCTCCAGCACCCGGCCGAACTCGACCGCCTCCACCAGAACCCAAACGACATCCCTGCGGTGCTGGACGAACTACTTCGATTCGACTCCCCCGTCAGCACGGCCACCTTCCGGTACACCACGGAGGCCATCACGCTCGGCGGCACCGACATCCCGGCAGGCGCACCGGTGCTGGTCTCCCTCGGAGCCGCCAACCGCGACCCGGAACGGTTCCCGTCACCGGACCAGCTCGATGCGAACCGGGACGCTGCCGGCCACCTCGCCTTCGGGCACGGTATCCACCGCTGCGTCGGCGCTCCCCTGGCCAAGGCCGAGGCGGAAATCGCGCTGCGCGCGGTACTGACACGGTTCCCTGGCCTCCGGCTCGCCGTACCGCCCGACCAGCTTCAGTGGCGGCACGCCCGTCTTGTACGCGGTCTGACCTCGCTTCCCGTCCTGAACTAG